Part of the Gordonia crocea genome is shown below.
TCCAACAGACGCAGCAGGTTCTCCACGTCCGCCAGGTGCAGCCCGGTGGTCGGCTCGTCGAGGATGTAGACGGCCGCCTTTTCGCCCATCTGGGCGGCGAGCTTGAGGCGCTGCCGTTCACCGCCGGACAGTGTGGTCAGCGGCTGGCCGATGCGCAGGTAGCCCAGCCCGACGTCGGAGAGCCGGGCGAGGACCTTGTGCGCGGCGGGGGTCGCCGCGTCGGCCGCGCCGTCGACCCCGCCGCCGAAGAAGTCCAGCGCCTGGTCCACCGACATCGCCAGCACCTCGCTGATGTCGCGGCCGCCGAGTCGGTAGTCGAGGACCTCGGGCCTGAACCGCCGTCCCTCGCACTCCTCGCAGCGGGTGACCACACCGGCCATGGTGGCGAGGTCGGTGTAAATGACGCCGTTGCCCTTGCAGGTCGGGCACGCCCCCTCGGAGTTCGCGCTGAACAACGCGGGCTTGACCCCGTTGGCCTTCGCGAAGGCCTTGCGGATCGGTTCGAGGAGACCGGTGTAGGTCGCCGGGTTGCTGCGCCGAGAACCCCGGATCGCGGTCTGGTCGATCGTGACCACCTGCTCGCGCGGCGCGACCGAGCCGTGGATCAGCGAACTCTTCCCCGAGCCGGCCACCCCCGTGATCACCGTCAACACCCCCAGGGGGATGTCGACGTCGACGTCGTCGAGGTTGTTGGTGGCCGCGCCGCGCACGGCCAACACACCCGTCGGGGTGCGCACCGACGGTTTCAGTGCGGCCCGGTCGCCCAGGTGGCGACCGGTGAGGGTGTCGCTGCCGCGCAACCCGTTGACGGTTCCCTCGAAACAGATCGTCCCGCCGTTGGTGCCGGCGCCCGGACCGAGGTCCACGACGTGGTCGGCGATGGCGATGGTCTCCGGCTTGTGCTCGACGACGAGCACGGTGTTCCCCTTGTCCCGCAGGCGCAGCAGCAGATCGTTCATCCGGGTGATGTCGTGCGGGTGCAGACCCACGGTCGGCTCGTCGAACACGTAGGTGATGTCGGTCAACGACGACCCGAGATGGCGAATCATCTTGGTGCGCTGGGCTTCTCCGCCCGAGAGCGTTCCGGTGGGGCGTTCCAGGGACAGGTAGCCCAGGCCGATTTCCACGAAGGAGTCGAGGGTGGCGACGAGGCTCGCCAGCAGCGGGGCCACCGTCGGGCGGTCCAGGCCGCGCACCCAGGCGGCGAGGTCGCTGATCTGCATCCGTCCCGCGTCGGCGATGCTCGTGCCGTCGATGGTGGCGGTCCGAGCATGCTCGGCCAACCGGGTGCCGTCGCATTCCGGGCACACCGAGGCCGTGACGGCGCGTTCGATGAAAGCGCGGATATGGGGTTGGACCGAGTCGATGTCCTTGGACAGCATCGACTTCTGGATCCGGGGGATGATGCCCTCGTAGGTGATGTTGATGCCGTCGACCTTGATCTTGGTCGCCGATTTGTAGAGCAGGGCGTCGAGTTGTTTGGCGGTGAAGTCCTTGATCGGCTTGTCCGGGTCGAAAAACCCGGACCCGCCGTACACCCGGCCGTACCAGCCCTCGGGGGTGATCCCCGGAACCTTGATGGCACCGTCGTTGAAGGATTTCGTCTCGTCGTAGATTTCGGCCAGATCGACGTCGGAAACCGTGCCCATGCCCTCGCACCGCGGACACATTCCGCCCAGGCTTTCGAAGGTCGCCTTCTTCGCCTTCTTGTCGCCGACCTTGATGGCCCCGGCGCCGCTGACCGTCGGCACGTTGAACGAGAAGGCGGTCGACGGGCCGACATGGGGCTCGCTGCACCGGCTGAACAGGATGCGCAGCATCGCGTAGGCGTCGGTGATCGTCCCGACCGTCGACCGGGGATTGCCGCCGATGCGTTCCTGGTCGACGATGATCGCCGTCGTCAGCCCGTCGAGGACGTCGACGTCGGGCCGGTTCAGGGTCGGCATGAAGCCCTGCACGAACGCGCTGTAGGT
Proteins encoded:
- a CDS encoding ATP-binding cassette domain-containing protein, encoding MPATTPARAHPADSHDLIRVVGARVNNLRDVSVELPKRRLTVFTGVSGSGKSSLVFGTIAAESQRLVNETYSAFVQGFMPTLNRPDVDVLDGLTTAIIVDQERIGGNPRSTVGTITDAYAMLRILFSRCSEPHVGPSTAFSFNVPTVSGAGAIKVGDKKAKKATFESLGGMCPRCEGMGTVSDVDLAEIYDETKSFNDGAIKVPGITPEGWYGRVYGGSGFFDPDKPIKDFTAKQLDALLYKSATKIKVDGINITYEGIIPRIQKSMLSKDIDSVQPHIRAFIERAVTASVCPECDGTRLAEHARTATIDGTSIADAGRMQISDLAAWVRGLDRPTVAPLLASLVATLDSFVEIGLGYLSLERPTGTLSGGEAQRTKMIRHLGSSLTDITYVFDEPTVGLHPHDITRMNDLLLRLRDKGNTVLVVEHKPETIAIADHVVDLGPGAGTNGGTICFEGTVNGLRGSDTLTGRHLGDRAALKPSVRTPTGVLAVRGAATNNLDDVDVDIPLGVLTVITGVAGSGKSSLIHGSVAPREQVVTIDQTAIRGSRRSNPATYTGLLEPIRKAFAKANGVKPALFSANSEGACPTCKGNGVIYTDLATMAGVVTRCEECEGRRFRPEVLDYRLGGRDISEVLAMSVDQALDFFGGGVDGAADAATPAAHKVLARLSDVGLGYLRIGQPLTTLSGGERQRLKLAAQMGEKAAVYILDEPTTGLHLADVENLLRLLDRLVDAGMSVIVIEHHQAVMAHADWIIDLGPGAGHDGGRIVFEGSPADMTAQADTLTAQHLAAYVGAG